A DNA window from Legionella sp. MW5194 contains the following coding sequences:
- a CDS encoding ABC transporter transmembrane domain-containing protein, giving the protein MSKKGMNSITEVLDKATIASIVMISVLVSLLTLSIPIAAQTLINLIAFGKLLQPVVTLSLIVLVLMLALGALTIWQSVIIEVIQQKLMVKISLNLTRQFTHLSLANFSVHHGPELVNRFFEIVTVNKALASLLLYGVNLSLQLFFGLVLLLFYHPLFLVFDGFIILSILLIVFIPYRQGLKSAKEECAQKHQVGAWLEELLTNRFLFRFNNYHQYAVHQADKRLVSFLKARNTHFKQLIKHQFGFYLLSAFASSLLLGMGGYLIINNQLSLGQLVAAEIVLGALIYTFKRFSVLLQNYYDLVASEDKIDTVLNLPCETIKTELSELIIPMQSLTVITQDQKKASSRMGEPLVIGVDESKPGQYIAELILGFKNSLPITILVNNILCLQEQRRSLREHALLIRDNEWFAGSIYDNLRLNHPSFSTEQLKDLLIAFGLMDKIMRQPHGLKSIIFDWEGVFTPLELVQLMVIRAMLARPQLLIIDGALDTLNRKDIEHILMHLATLNDTILIIITRYPELIPLANRLVLS; this is encoded by the coding sequence ATGAGTAAAAAGGGTATGAATTCCATTACGGAAGTATTGGACAAGGCGACGATTGCTTCCATCGTCATGATCAGCGTATTGGTGAGCTTACTGACCTTAAGCATACCCATCGCCGCTCAGACATTAATCAACCTCATCGCCTTTGGCAAATTACTCCAGCCGGTGGTGACGCTAAGCCTTATCGTCCTGGTATTAATGCTTGCCCTGGGGGCATTAACCATTTGGCAGAGTGTCATCATTGAAGTCATTCAGCAGAAATTGATGGTAAAAATCAGCCTGAATCTAACCCGGCAGTTTACTCATCTTTCACTGGCGAATTTCTCCGTTCATCATGGGCCGGAGCTCGTCAACCGCTTTTTCGAAATAGTCACCGTTAATAAAGCATTGGCCAGTCTTTTACTCTACGGGGTCAATCTCAGCCTGCAACTGTTTTTTGGCCTGGTCCTGCTCCTGTTTTACCATCCGCTTTTTCTGGTGTTTGATGGTTTTATCATTCTGAGCATCCTGCTTATCGTTTTCATTCCCTATCGCCAGGGACTTAAGAGTGCCAAGGAAGAGTGTGCGCAGAAACATCAGGTGGGTGCCTGGTTAGAGGAACTGCTCACCAATCGCTTTTTATTCCGCTTTAACAATTACCATCAATACGCTGTTCATCAGGCGGATAAACGCCTGGTCTCCTTTTTAAAAGCACGTAACACCCATTTTAAGCAACTGATTAAACATCAGTTCGGTTTCTACCTGCTTTCCGCCTTTGCCAGTAGTCTGTTGTTGGGCATGGGCGGCTATTTAATTATCAATAACCAATTGAGTTTGGGGCAGTTGGTTGCTGCCGAGATTGTCCTTGGGGCACTAATCTACACCTTTAAGCGTTTTAGTGTCTTACTGCAAAATTACTATGACCTGGTGGCCTCTGAAGATAAAATTGATACCGTATTAAATCTACCCTGCGAAACCATAAAAACAGAACTCAGTGAATTGATTATCCCCATGCAAAGCCTTACCGTCATCACCCAAGATCAAAAGAAAGCGTCAAGCCGCATGGGAGAACCGCTTGTCATTGGTGTGGATGAATCAAAACCTGGCCAATACATCGCGGAATTAATTCTGGGATTTAAAAACAGCCTCCCAATCACCATTCTCGTCAACAACATCCTCTGTCTGCAAGAACAACGACGTTCGCTCCGGGAGCATGCCTTGTTAATTCGGGACAATGAATGGTTTGCCGGCAGCATTTATGACAACCTCAGGCTGAATCACCCTTCTTTTTCCACCGAGCAACTCAAAGATCTATTAATCGCCTTCGGACTCATGGATAAAATCATGCGGCAACCTCATGGCTTAAAAAGCATTATTTTTGATTGGGAGGGCGTGTTTACCCCACTTGAGCTTGTTCAACTCATGGTCATTCGTGCCATGCTGGCAAGGCCACAGCTTCTTATCATTGATGGTGCCCTGGATACCTTAAACAGAAAAGACATCGAACACATCCTGATGCATTTAGCCACGCTGAATGACACCATTCTGATTATCATAACGCGTTATCCTGAGCTTATTCCGCTTGCTAACCGCCTGGTGCTCTCATGA
- a CDS encoding LysR substrate-binding domain-containing protein: MSLDTVTLQCFLAVAETHSFTKAALRVGRTQSAISQQIAKLEQLVEKQLITRGRDLSLTPDGELFLGYAKRIYELHRESLDRFKAPELQGELRFGLPEDFASMMLSDILVEFSRLHPRVMLNVECDLTLRLVERFHQGEFDLILIKTNEKNTAKGVNVWNEPVEWVGKKDLLPTLNHHSVIPLVLSPSPCVYRGNVIKSLNEHHLKWRLAFSSPSYAGKMAAVRAGLGITAIQRSMIPNDLDRLDNTVLPSLDDIHVSLLKREEENKAIESLEFFIMDKLKH, translated from the coding sequence ATGTCTCTGGATACAGTTACCCTGCAATGCTTTCTCGCTGTGGCGGAAACACACAGTTTTACCAAAGCGGCATTGCGCGTCGGCCGGACACAATCTGCGATTAGCCAGCAAATTGCCAAACTTGAACAATTGGTTGAGAAACAACTCATTACCCGTGGACGTGACCTGTCGTTAACCCCTGATGGGGAACTTTTTTTAGGCTATGCCAAACGCATTTATGAACTTCACCGTGAATCGCTCGATCGCTTCAAGGCGCCTGAGCTTCAGGGTGAGCTTCGTTTTGGATTGCCTGAAGACTTTGCTTCCATGATGCTTTCAGACATCCTGGTCGAATTTTCAAGGCTCCACCCTCGAGTCATGCTCAATGTGGAATGCGATTTAACACTTCGCCTGGTTGAGCGCTTTCATCAAGGTGAGTTTGATTTGATTTTGATAAAAACCAATGAAAAAAACACGGCAAAAGGGGTGAACGTATGGAATGAACCGGTTGAATGGGTAGGAAAAAAAGATCTGCTTCCAACCCTTAATCATCACTCGGTCATTCCTTTAGTCCTCTCCCCGTCTCCCTGCGTTTATCGTGGCAATGTCATCAAATCCTTGAACGAGCATCATTTAAAATGGCGTCTGGCCTTCAGTAGCCCCAGTTATGCCGGTAAAATGGCAGCTGTTCGGGCCGGCTTAGGCATTACCGCGATCCAGCGCAGCATGATTCCAAATGATCTGGATCGATTGGATAATACTGTTTTACCCTCGTTGGATGACATTCATGTATCGCTATTAAAAAGGGAAGAAGAGAATAAGGCCATTGAGTCGCTAGAGTTCTTTATTATGGATAAATTGAAACATTAG
- a CDS encoding proton-conducting transporter membrane subunit, translating to MIMVILMILFFLSLLLGCPLMALGLHLVFASRPLVSAQYAGYLMGVAFLAALGLLGCLSLLGQPILCFWINIDTLNALLGSLVLFISFAVHRFSYRYMQGDRLYRRFFILMSSLTVSLLLMVLADHLGLLWVSWSLSNGLLVMLMVHKKEWRAAKNAGMLAFYTLAFGSLALLMAFVLFHLSGLTGSLQSLMQHPPSPDLPLTQVSMIFVLVTVLIQSALFPFHRWLLSSLNSPTPVSAFMHAGLVNGGGILMVKFAPMMTQHPALLTGLFVLGAWSALSGTLFKLMQHDIKRMLACSTMAQMGFMMMQCGLGLYAAAIAHLCWHGLFKASLFLGSGAAIAQSPPENTLKPSFMSFFLAVFGGLGAACAFALITHKSMSWTQAPAFVLFFAFIAGAQLMLTWVCHPKSRGNRITGLVAAALAGLLYGVSVHGIEQLLPRVMATQTLSLSWLHWTIMILFGALWIGFNGGLAEKAGATRLGCWLYMTLFNASQPSAKTVTALRTDYRY from the coding sequence ATGATAATGGTGATTTTGATGATTCTCTTTTTTTTAAGCTTGTTATTAGGCTGTCCGCTAATGGCACTGGGTCTTCACCTCGTTTTTGCGTCTCGTCCGCTGGTGAGTGCGCAGTATGCGGGCTACTTGATGGGCGTGGCCTTTCTGGCCGCCCTGGGATTGCTGGGTTGTTTATCCCTGCTTGGGCAGCCGATTCTCTGTTTCTGGATTAACATTGATACGTTAAATGCCTTGTTAGGTAGTTTGGTTTTGTTCATCAGTTTTGCCGTGCATCGCTTTTCATACCGGTACATGCAGGGAGACAGGCTTTACAGGCGTTTTTTTATTCTCATGTCATCCCTGACCGTCAGTCTGCTGTTGATGGTCCTTGCCGATCACCTTGGCCTGCTTTGGGTATCCTGGTCCCTGTCCAATGGCTTGTTGGTGATGTTGATGGTGCATAAAAAGGAGTGGCGCGCCGCGAAAAATGCCGGCATGCTGGCTTTTTATACGCTGGCTTTTGGTTCGCTGGCCTTACTTATGGCTTTCGTACTTTTTCATTTAAGTGGTTTAACGGGCTCTCTTCAGTCTCTCATGCAACATCCCCCATCCCCGGACTTGCCGTTGACGCAGGTGTCGATGATCTTTGTTTTGGTTACTGTGCTGATCCAATCCGCATTATTCCCGTTTCATCGCTGGCTTTTAAGCTCCTTGAACTCCCCAACCCCTGTGTCTGCATTTATGCACGCAGGCCTTGTCAATGGCGGGGGTATACTCATGGTTAAATTTGCGCCAATGATGACTCAGCACCCAGCCCTGCTGACGGGTTTATTTGTATTGGGGGCATGGTCGGCGTTGTCAGGCACCCTCTTTAAACTGATGCAGCATGACATTAAACGAATGTTAGCCTGTTCAACCATGGCACAAATGGGGTTTATGATGATGCAATGCGGGCTGGGGTTATATGCTGCAGCCATCGCCCATCTGTGTTGGCATGGTTTATTTAAAGCCTCTCTTTTCTTAGGCTCGGGTGCAGCGATTGCGCAATCGCCACCAGAAAACACCCTGAAACCGTCTTTTATGTCATTTTTCCTCGCCGTTTTCGGTGGGCTTGGCGCTGCCTGCGCGTTTGCCCTGATTACTCATAAAAGCATGTCCTGGACGCAAGCGCCTGCCTTTGTGCTGTTTTTTGCATTCATTGCCGGTGCCCAGTTGATGCTGACCTGGGTTTGTCATCCTAAAAGCCGGGGAAATCGGATTACCGGGTTAGTCGCCGCGGCTTTGGCTGGGCTTTTATACGGCGTCAGCGTTCATGGTATCGAGCAGCTGCTTCCCCGCGTGATGGCTACCCAGACGCTGTCGCTGTCATGGTTGCATTGGACAATCATGATCCTGTTTGGCGCCTTGTGGATTGGATTTAATGGGGGCCTTGCTGAGAAAGCAGGCGCAACAAGGTTGGGTTGTTGGCTTTATATGACGCTGTTTAATGCCAGTCAGCCCTCTGCAAAGACGGTGACGGCGTTACGTACCGATTATCGCTACTAA
- a CDS encoding DUF2309 domain-containing protein, whose translation MTIAKMPLAQDHEWDNQQAVFPFRTSNRAPDIRVLVEKAAEVLAPVWPLETFIACNPLQGYESLNFEEALALRQWQSPKAGSVSLLAVNRQMIKWCSGFFDEGQSRIDMPYRASGFYAAFLKLACFDKQLHHNNKESKRFLRELPESAEDAINRCLLRLGVPAGQEECFFSQTFLALPGWGGFVKRHTQWRSVTAAERPVTLIDFLAVRLVLTCLLWPCAAKKQPNLQGNDSIKPWVAPLKANEAAYQQTLLGRLLPQLKIPTIKTGRKTAQWVFCIDVRSEPLRRAIEASEHYQTMGFAGFFGMPVRVSEFETGKTKACCPVLLEPRFAIQEMPITVNEKTLKRSQRGKSFIRRLRSLYTQLKHNISSPFALAECLGPWSGVILAFKSLAPHLSQRAVQVMTHWFAPSLPTRVIHEASEADWQHGLSLHEQITYAETALRLMGLTSDFAKLIILCGHGSATENNPYASALDCGACGGNHGGFNAQLLAAILNKPKVRRGLEDRGIHLPLDTLVYAALHNTTTDAVEIHHQDAPAPIYPTLLKQLQDDLRKAQFKTNQERGLALGSKKPHQDVIRRSLDWSETRPEWGLARNAAFIIAPRQLTKNIPLDGRCFLHCYHWQEDEKGALLETILTAPMVVAEWINTQYLFSTLDNVAYGSGSKITHNVVGRVGVMQGNGSDLMHGLPLQSVMSSDEQCYHQPQRLLTVVYAPRDRVLQIIARHERLQNLFFNQWVHLLVIDPVNQLPYQLNPQGHWILLSDPQTAKPASCNQEEEWHAV comes from the coding sequence ATGACCATTGCAAAAATGCCTTTGGCACAAGATCATGAATGGGACAATCAACAGGCCGTTTTTCCCTTTCGAACATCCAATAGAGCGCCTGATATTCGAGTGCTGGTTGAAAAAGCCGCCGAGGTACTGGCTCCGGTGTGGCCGCTTGAAACCTTTATTGCCTGTAATCCGCTTCAGGGCTATGAATCCCTTAATTTTGAGGAAGCACTGGCTTTAAGGCAGTGGCAATCGCCCAAAGCCGGGTCTGTTTCGCTTTTGGCGGTAAACCGGCAAATGATAAAGTGGTGTAGCGGTTTTTTTGATGAAGGGCAAAGCCGTATTGATATGCCCTATCGGGCAAGTGGATTTTATGCCGCTTTTTTAAAATTAGCCTGTTTTGATAAACAGCTGCACCACAATAACAAGGAATCAAAGCGTTTTCTCCGGGAACTGCCCGAGTCGGCTGAGGACGCAATTAACCGCTGTCTGTTAAGGCTTGGAGTGCCTGCCGGTCAAGAAGAATGCTTTTTTTCGCAAACCTTTCTGGCCCTTCCCGGATGGGGTGGGTTTGTGAAACGGCATACCCAATGGCGCAGTGTCACGGCAGCAGAAAGGCCGGTGACCCTGATTGATTTTCTCGCTGTTCGCCTGGTGCTGACTTGTTTACTATGGCCTTGTGCGGCTAAAAAACAACCTAACCTGCAGGGCAATGACTCGATCAAACCCTGGGTTGCCCCATTGAAAGCCAACGAGGCGGCCTATCAACAGACGCTGCTTGGCCGGCTTTTGCCGCAATTGAAAATCCCCACAATCAAGACAGGACGAAAAACCGCGCAGTGGGTGTTTTGTATCGATGTCCGTTCAGAGCCTCTTCGACGCGCCATTGAGGCATCAGAACACTACCAAACCATGGGTTTTGCAGGATTTTTTGGAATGCCTGTGCGTGTCAGTGAGTTTGAAACCGGCAAAACCAAAGCCTGTTGCCCGGTGTTATTAGAGCCCCGTTTTGCCATTCAAGAAATGCCCATCACCGTCAATGAAAAAACGTTAAAACGCTCTCAGAGAGGGAAATCCTTTATCCGCCGTTTAAGGAGCCTCTACACGCAGTTAAAGCATAATATTTCATCTCCCTTTGCTTTAGCAGAGTGTTTAGGCCCCTGGTCGGGTGTCATTCTGGCGTTTAAATCCCTGGCGCCTCATTTAAGCCAGCGCGCAGTTCAGGTCATGACGCATTGGTTTGCTCCTTCACTGCCCACTCGGGTCATCCATGAAGCCAGTGAAGCTGATTGGCAACACGGTCTGTCCCTGCACGAGCAAATTACTTATGCTGAAACAGCCTTGCGTCTCATGGGACTGACTTCGGATTTTGCCAAGCTCATTATTCTCTGCGGTCATGGAAGTGCGACTGAGAATAATCCCTATGCTTCGGCATTGGACTGCGGAGCCTGTGGTGGCAATCATGGTGGTTTTAATGCGCAACTGCTCGCGGCCATTCTCAATAAGCCCAAGGTGCGACGGGGGCTGGAAGATCGCGGCATCCACCTGCCTCTGGATACCCTTGTTTATGCAGCGCTTCATAATACCACCACGGATGCGGTTGAAATTCATCATCAGGATGCTCCTGCGCCGATTTATCCTACGCTTTTAAAGCAACTTCAGGATGACTTAAGGAAGGCTCAGTTTAAAACCAATCAAGAGCGCGGACTGGCTCTTGGGAGCAAAAAACCGCATCAGGATGTTATCCGCAGAAGCCTGGACTGGTCTGAAACACGTCCTGAATGGGGACTGGCACGAAATGCGGCGTTTATTATCGCACCGCGTCAGTTGACGAAGAACATTCCACTGGACGGGCGCTGTTTTCTTCATTGCTATCATTGGCAGGAGGATGAGAAGGGAGCATTGCTGGAGACAATTTTAACTGCACCCATGGTGGTCGCTGAATGGATAAACACCCAGTATTTGTTCTCCACGCTGGATAATGTCGCTTACGGAAGCGGTAGCAAAATTACGCACAATGTCGTTGGACGAGTGGGCGTCATGCAGGGCAATGGCAGCGATTTAATGCATGGTCTTCCTCTGCAATCGGTAATGAGCAGCGATGAACAGTGCTATCATCAACCCCAACGGTTACTCACGGTGGTTTATGCGCCCAGGGACAGGGTGTTGCAGATTATCGCGAGGCATGAGCGGTTACAAAATCTTTTCTTTAACCAATGGGTGCACCTGCTGGTCATTGATCCAGTCAATCAGTTGCCCTATCAGCTTAATCCGCAGGGCCATTGGATTTTATTAAGCGACCCGCAGACTGCGAAGCCTGCATCTTGCAATCAAGAGGAGGAATGGCATGCTGTATGA
- a CDS encoding DUF6671 family protein, whose protein sequence is MLYEHHAVLLASMHEKERAIARPFLERLSCTLAIHDFNTDQFGTFTGEIERRLSPYETGLLKAETAAAQYGYRLAVASEGSFGPHPLIPFVASAQEWMVFIDRESGLVIAEHLISQKTNYAMMTIQKTTDISAFLKRSGFPSHALTLQAGSDKGVLAKGIRDLDCLNAWLELGFQNENDLLLGTDMRAMMNPTRMEVLGELADKLAQRIATLCPECHAPGFGFKTTQGSLPCRLCEASTSFYRHEVWACVQCDYQELKERNDGLLEAEPTYCDYCNP, encoded by the coding sequence ATGCTGTATGAGCATCATGCTGTGCTTCTGGCCTCCATGCATGAAAAAGAACGGGCCATCGCCAGACCCTTCCTGGAACGCCTGTCCTGCACGCTCGCGATCCATGATTTTAATACGGATCAGTTCGGTACCTTCACCGGTGAGATTGAACGCCGCTTAAGTCCTTATGAGACGGGCCTGCTTAAGGCGGAGACGGCGGCAGCGCAGTATGGGTATCGGTTGGCTGTAGCGAGTGAAGGCAGCTTCGGACCCCATCCGCTCATCCCCTTTGTTGCCAGTGCGCAAGAATGGATGGTGTTCATTGACAGAGAGTCGGGTTTGGTTATTGCCGAGCACTTGATAAGTCAAAAAACCAATTACGCCATGATGACCATTCAGAAAACAACCGATATCAGCGCCTTTCTTAAACGATCCGGTTTCCCCTCCCATGCTCTGACACTGCAGGCAGGCTCCGATAAAGGGGTGCTGGCCAAAGGCATTCGCGACCTGGATTGTTTAAATGCCTGGCTGGAGCTCGGTTTTCAAAACGAAAACGACTTGCTTTTAGGCACGGACATGAGGGCGATGATGAATCCCACCCGGATGGAGGTGCTTGGTGAGCTGGCGGATAAACTGGCACAAAGGATTGCGACCTTATGTCCAGAGTGCCATGCCCCGGGGTTTGGTTTCAAGACAACGCAGGGCTCCCTTCCCTGTCGTCTCTGTGAGGCCTCAACCTCGTTTTACAGACACGAAGTTTGGGCCTGTGTGCAGTGCGATTATCAGGAATTAAAGGAACGAAACGATGGGCTTTTGGAGGCTGAACCCACGTATTGTGACTATTGTAATCCGTAA
- a CDS encoding DUF962 domain-containing protein, whose protein sequence is MKTFIEQARFYAQYHQKTATFYTHIIGVPLIILSLMILLGFIRLVIPPNVLNISFADIATLLLWIYYMRLHWRLGLLILPVLVILLWIANLITYAGLTSGAFWTFVVLFVLGWLLQLAGHFIEGRRPALIDNFYQALVAPLYLTAEVCFMAGYMQPLKQAMHGTSDNTEIVSKDPE, encoded by the coding sequence ATGAAAACCTTTATAGAACAAGCCCGCTTTTACGCTCAATACCATCAAAAAACTGCCACTTTTTATACCCATATCATTGGCGTTCCGCTTATCATCCTGTCGCTGATGATCCTCCTCGGATTTATAAGACTGGTCATTCCACCCAATGTATTGAACATCAGTTTCGCTGACATCGCCACCCTGCTGTTGTGGATTTATTATATGCGCCTCCATTGGCGTCTCGGTCTGCTTATTCTCCCGGTTCTTGTGATTCTACTCTGGATTGCGAACCTGATTACCTATGCCGGACTCACCAGCGGCGCGTTCTGGACTTTCGTAGTCCTGTTCGTGTTGGGTTGGCTGTTGCAATTGGCCGGGCATTTCATTGAGGGCCGCCGTCCCGCTTTAATCGATAATTTCTATCAGGCTCTGGTCGCGCCATTGTATTTAACAGCGGAAGTCTGCTTCATGGCCGGCTACATGCAGCCCTTAAAACAGGCCATGCACGGCACATCCGATAATACGGAGATAGTCAGCAAAGATCCCGAGTAA
- a CDS encoding DNA-3-methyladenine glycosylase I gives MVTRCGWCKQDPLYTAYHDEEWGVPVRNPQKLFEMLVLESMQAGLSWITVLRKRDAMRQAFMQFSPQHLAQASDSDLTVMLLNPEIIRNRLKIQSVRTNAQAFLRVAERENVMAYFWQFTDGLVKKNQWETLSQIPAVTEESTRMAKQLKKDGFAFLGPTTCYAFMQAVGMVNDHITGCFRWSAC, from the coding sequence GTGGTTACACGTTGCGGATGGTGTAAACAGGATCCCCTGTACACCGCGTATCATGATGAGGAGTGGGGCGTTCCCGTCCGAAACCCTCAAAAACTGTTTGAAATGCTTGTCCTGGAAAGCATGCAGGCCGGACTAAGCTGGATTACCGTACTTAGAAAGCGTGATGCCATGCGTCAGGCCTTTATGCAATTCTCGCCCCAGCATTTAGCCCAGGCATCGGATTCTGACCTTACAGTCATGCTCTTAAATCCCGAGATCATCCGTAACCGATTAAAGATTCAATCCGTACGCACCAATGCCCAGGCGTTTTTACGGGTAGCAGAGCGAGAAAATGTCATGGCGTACTTCTGGCAATTTACCGATGGACTGGTGAAAAAAAATCAGTGGGAGACCTTAAGCCAGATTCCGGCAGTAACGGAAGAGTCGACCCGCATGGCCAAACAACTAAAAAAAGACGGCTTTGCCTTTCTGGGACCAACCACCTGCTATGCCTTTATGCAGGCCGTGGGCATGGTCAATGATCATATAACCGGCTGTTTTCGCTGGTCAGCCTGTTAA
- a CDS encoding DUF4949 domain-containing protein yields MKFTAKLAAFASALFLAGTTWAASHTLESCPDAGAIKSEGLSMAQVIMSNTYLTYHISQYNTDNTWVFGIGPVQASDEEQALEEGNALLYHLSGRPSPEDDGEGFSYCIYDLGSDDIQAFALRAADMKSIHQLKKFLHK; encoded by the coding sequence ATGAAGTTTACAGCCAAACTTGCTGCCTTTGCGAGCGCTTTATTTTTGGCCGGCACCACCTGGGCTGCCAGTCACACCCTGGAGTCCTGCCCTGACGCTGGCGCAATTAAAAGCGAAGGGTTAAGCATGGCTCAGGTCATCATGTCCAACACCTACCTGACCTACCACATCAGTCAATACAATACCGATAACACCTGGGTATTTGGTATTGGCCCTGTCCAGGCAAGCGACGAAGAACAAGCCCTGGAAGAAGGCAATGCCTTGCTTTATCATTTATCCGGTCGTCCCTCCCCTGAAGATGATGGCGAAGGGTTCAGTTACTGTATTTATGATCTGGGTTCGGATGATATCCAGGCTTTTGCACTGCGCGCCGCCGACATGAAATCCATTCACCAGCTTAAAAAATTCCTGCATAAATAA
- the pagP gene encoding lipid IV(A) palmitoyltransferase PagP, whose protein sequence is MKNSSLIFVFSFLLMWQPTYANETTSCASKPWLLRKMCSRLHQIWYDGSNEVYLPFYAWHNRFMYTEEKLRTTRYNENAWGGGMGKGFYDEDGDWHGLYAMAFLDSHKHVQPVAGYAFLKTLQLSPNARIGGGYSVLVTMRPDIFDGYPFPGAAPWISLTYKQVSLSAAYVPGGTNIGNVLFVFARLTFDKA, encoded by the coding sequence ATGAAAAATTCATCACTCATTTTTGTCTTCTCTTTCCTATTGATGTGGCAACCGACCTATGCCAATGAGACCACCTCCTGCGCCAGCAAGCCCTGGTTGTTAAGAAAAATGTGTTCAAGGCTTCATCAGATCTGGTATGACGGCAGTAATGAAGTGTACTTGCCCTTTTATGCATGGCATAACCGATTCATGTACACAGAAGAAAAGCTGCGTACAACCCGTTACAATGAAAACGCCTGGGGCGGCGGCATGGGCAAAGGCTTTTACGATGAAGACGGGGATTGGCACGGCCTCTATGCCATGGCCTTTTTAGACTCCCACAAGCATGTGCAACCCGTGGCCGGTTATGCCTTTTTAAAAACCCTGCAACTGTCTCCCAATGCCAGAATCGGCGGCGGCTACTCCGTGCTGGTCACCATGCGTCCGGATATTTTTGACGGCTACCCTTTTCCCGGTGCAGCACCCTGGATAAGCCTGACCTACAAGCAGGTGTCGCTGTCCGCAGCCTACGTCCCCGGGGGCACCAATATCGGCAATGTGCTCTTTGTTTTTGCACGCCTTACCTTTGACAAGGCATAA
- a CDS encoding amino acid permease: MDLFRKKAIHESVNGAPRLAQCLTAFDLVFLGVGAIIGAGIFVLTGIVAATHAGPAIILSYVVAGFACAFSALSYAELAASIGGCGSAYGYAYAGFGELIAWIVGWDLILEYSISVSAVSVGFSGYFNDMLKIVKLDLPPSLLHGPLNHGWLNVFAMGIILFLTALLILGVKSSSRTNNVMVFIKLTVILLFIIIASMNVSPVNWSPFMPFGWTGVMSGAALIFFAYIGFDAVSTAAEEAINPQRDLPRGILGSLIICTVLYMIVAALLTGIAHYSTLNVSSPISHALIMLNYKVAAGLIGVGAIAGLTTVMLVLFYGLTRVFFAMARDGLLPQYFAQTHPVTKTPVRIVLLCGSVMALISALIPISDLAELVNIGTLFAFVIVCLGVIILRYTHPEMPRPFKTPWMPVVPILGIVSCAYLIINLPWVTQLRFLIWMLVGIVIYFSYSQFASRLSPVKQEP, from the coding sequence ATGGACTTGTTTCGCAAAAAAGCCATACATGAATCGGTTAATGGGGCGCCCCGTCTGGCTCAATGCCTGACCGCGTTTGACCTGGTGTTTCTCGGTGTCGGGGCAATCATCGGGGCCGGGATTTTTGTGCTGACAGGCATTGTTGCTGCAACGCATGCCGGGCCTGCAATTATTCTTTCTTATGTAGTCGCCGGCTTTGCCTGTGCTTTTTCAGCGCTCTCGTATGCCGAGCTTGCAGCGTCGATTGGCGGTTGCGGCAGTGCCTATGGGTATGCCTATGCGGGGTTTGGTGAGTTGATAGCCTGGATTGTCGGATGGGATCTTATTCTTGAATACTCCATTTCGGTTTCTGCTGTTTCTGTGGGCTTCAGCGGCTATTTTAATGACATGCTTAAAATAGTAAAACTGGATTTGCCGCCTTCTCTTTTGCATGGGCCTTTAAATCATGGATGGCTCAATGTCTTTGCCATGGGCATTATCCTCTTTTTAACCGCCTTGCTGATTCTGGGTGTGAAGTCGAGTTCCCGGACTAATAATGTGATGGTTTTTATTAAACTCACCGTTATTCTTCTGTTCATTATCATTGCCAGCATGAATGTGAGTCCGGTCAATTGGTCGCCGTTTATGCCCTTTGGCTGGACGGGCGTGATGAGCGGTGCGGCCTTGATTTTTTTTGCCTACATTGGTTTTGATGCCGTTTCGACGGCAGCTGAGGAAGCCATCAATCCACAGCGTGATTTGCCGCGCGGTATACTTGGATCATTAATCATCTGTACGGTCCTTTATATGATCGTGGCGGCCCTGCTGACAGGCATAGCCCATTACAGTACGCTGAATGTGTCTTCGCCAATCAGCCATGCGCTCATCATGCTGAATTACAAAGTGGCAGCGGGGCTTATTGGCGTCGGCGCCATTGCCGGGCTCACCACAGTCATGCTGGTGTTGTTTTATGGATTAACCCGGGTATTCTTTGCCATGGCGCGGGACGGCTTGCTGCCCCAGTATTTTGCTCAAACGCATCCGGTTACCAAAACGCCGGTGCGTATTGTACTGCTTTGCGGTAGCGTGATGGCTCTGATTTCCGCCCTGATTCCGATCTCCGATTTGGCCGAGCTGGTGAACATCGGCACCCTGTTTGCCTTTGTCATCGTCTGCCTTGGTGTTATTATTCTGCGCTATACTCATCCTGAGATGCCGCGGCCGTTTAAAACACCGTGGATGCCAGTGGTTCCTATTCTTGGCATCGTGAGCTGCGCTTATCTCATCATCAATCTTCCCTGGGTTACCCAGTTGCGGTTTTTAATCTGGATGCTGGTGGGCATTGTGATTTACTTTAGTTACAGCCAATTTGCCAGCCGCTTAAGTCCAGTGAAGCAGGAACCATGA